One Echeneis naucrates chromosome 4, fEcheNa1.1, whole genome shotgun sequence genomic window, CTGATGTCAATATTGGTCAGATGTTTGTAGCCAACATCATACAGCTGTTCACTCAGCTCAGAGTTTCCACAACCGACCACCAGCACCTAAGCAACAGGAACATACTCAATTATTGTCACTCATAGTGGTGGCAAAGTAGTTGAACACATTTACTTGGGTGCCTAGTTAACTACAGTTTATAGTATTTGCTACGTTACAGAttcaaatattatattaaaGAGTAGTATTAAAAACTTATATTcattgtttcttgtttgtttgtagttttaGCTACCCAAAAAATATAACACTTAGACTGAACTGACTCCAGCTGATTCATCTTGATTAGTGAAATTGCacttacatgttcattttgtaatttcagcAATCGAGTATCATAAAATATTATTACAATGCCatatttttgctatttttttaatatattgcaTCATGCATCACTTCAGTAAGTGAGTATGCATGGTGCTTTCTTTTAATATAATGCTTCTACACTAAAAATTAGGTATCTGAAAATTTCTACTACTACTGCTCCTTTCCACAGCCAAACAAAATAATTGGCCAAGACACTTGTTTGTACATTCACACTTACAATAGTAAAACGGTGAGATGCCACTTCTACACAACTATAGGACCTGACTATGTCCTTCAGGTTTCCCAACCAACACCGTTACCTGATCTTGCACTTTGATATATTTATGCAGGACGCCGCAGAGTTTGTTGTAGTCGCCATACCACTCAAAAGCTTTTCCCCCGCGCTTCTTAAAGAACCTCTCCCAGTACTCCGCCGAGCTGAACTCCTCCGCCGTGCGAGGTAAAAGGCTCATTGTCCAGCCAGCCAGCTAAAATCCCTCAAAACGTTTCGGTCTACACCGTTAAGGCCTGTTTACAACAATTTCCCCACATGGCACCTCACACTGACCGTTCAACCCGGACGTCTTGGTTGGAAGTACCGCTCTCCGATTGGTGGTTTGTATTAGTAGGCGGAGCTGCAAACGTAGGGTAGATTTTATTGGCCGCCGCTGTCCCGGAAGTACAGAGTCCGGTTTCCAAAAGCCTCCGGGTCTTGTTCATCATGTCTGTGCCGGCGAGGAGGTCTGTAGTTTTCGTCActggaaatgcaaaaaaactCGAAGAGGTTAGAGCTAAGCATGAATTTTTCGGGCgcaagaaataaacatgttttgtgtCGGTTCTTTTCCAGACTTTGCGGTTCACTTGTAATCCAATCCACGATTCTCGTGTTTCActtgccaaaaataaataagtcctCCTTTTCCACACATACCAGGTCACTCAGATCCTGGGAGACACGTTTCCCTTCCAGCTACTGTCGAAAAAGATTGATTGTAAGTAGTATCCAAAGCGTATTACAAATAAAACGTACAATTTCAGGCGATCATCGCTAatataacagttttttttaattcgcCCAGTGCCAGAGTACCAGGGAGAACCAGATGAGATTTCCATCCAGAAGTGTAAGGAGGCTGCACGGCAGGTATATGAACTGTTTGTATGGTTTTACCTATGCTGTCTGTAGAGTGATGGCACTGATGGATctattttggttgtttttcacCTGTAGATCGATGGGCCAGTCATCATAGAGGACACCTGTCTGTGCTTCAAGGCTTTGGGAGGCTTGCCCGGTCCTTACATGTTAGTGTCTTTTTCAGCCATGAATCCATTTTTATCTGTGTTGGTGCTAATGAACAGCAATCATAACTAAACTCTGTTTGTGCAGAAAATGGTTCCTGGATAAACTCGGTCCGGAGGGTAAGTGCATGATAAATGAACCATTGCTGAGATGTTGTGAGAGACCGTTAGGACTGGATAGAAAAGTAGAGCATCGGTATCGCTAATCTtgcaaaaaaatttgttttattttgttttaggcCTGTTTAAACTCCTAGCTGGATTTTCAGATAAATCGGCGTGGGCTCTTTGCACTTTTGCCTTCTCTGCTGGGAAAGATGAACCGGTGCAGCTCTTTAGAGGGAAAACAGAGGTCAGAAtctcagtctgtgtctgtgtctttgtgttatttACTATTCACACTTTTCTCTTGGTGTTTTTTTAGGGGCACATTGTGGAACCCCGTGGATCTCGAGACTTTGGGTGGGATCCTTGCTTCCAGCCGGAGGGATATGAAGAAACGTGAGTGAGAGCTGTGTTAGAAAGATGTCACAAGGGGGAGTCAGTGGGTAACACACTTTCAATGGGAAGTTCAACAATAGATTCACTGTAACACATTATtgtgatgatttattttaccTTATGCTGTGCCTCTGTGTTTGGTTATCAAAATTAATTAGAACTGACTCTGGggagaaaaatatatttatactcTATTTATTTCTTCCCTCTCATCTGCAGCTATGCTGAACTAACAAAAGAAGTGAAGAATACAATCTCTCATCGCTACCGGGCATTGGCTGCAATGTCTGCACATTTTTCTCAAACTAACAGCACCTCACCACGgaacaaaaagaagaggcaGGAGGAATAAATTGTTATTTTAGGTCAGCTGCAGATTTAGCATCAAACCTCAGACCACCAGGTTATCTGCTGTATTGTCAGACCTCTACCTTCACATTAAGCCATTTTCTTGTTGAACAGAATAGTACTGTGGATTTGTAGGATTTGTGTGGAATCTGCTGGAAACAATGTGAGACATAATGTTTCCCTTAAATCTGACAAAACGCTGTGCTTATTTATAATTACCGTTTAACGTTCTCCTTGGTAATGACTGCAGATTTGTAgttttggtaattttttttaatcacttgaGCATAtcaaattttgatttaaaaaacaataatgatatATCAACCAATATTAATTTTTTCCCAGAACTGTATCATATAAAGATTTTTCCCTACcatttatgtgtatttatttgagTCTTCACCAAAATAATGCTCTTtgaaaataaaccttttttttattgccataaATAGTACTTTGAGCAAAGGTACAACTGGTGCCAGATCCTGGCACATCTGGCTGTTCTAGATACAGCTCATGGTTGTTTACACGTTTCCTCTGCATAATTTCAATGCACCTGTTGTACCTGGACACATACAAGTTACAGACATATTGCTTCATTCATAGATAGAataagataaacacaaacattcattcatactaGCAGTCttttacaaaacaacacatttgcTGTCTTTGCTGATAATCTTTAGCATTTAGCAGTGAAAAGCAGGATAAGCTGCCGTAAGCATGCTGCTggaacattttatatttaatgagGGGGAAATGATTGCACCATTATTTGTTTACTTGCTAGAACTGCaataatatttcataaatacatttactaAATAAACTTAAACCCTAATCAATTAAGTTTGCTGCCAGCTTAGCCTACACTACTCAACTACCCAGAGGTGTAACATCATTTTGATGTTTGACTCCATACTCAAATAATTGCAGCAAAGCGAAGATAGGATGGAGAATGTCTATCATTATTTGAGTAATGTATCAACTTACCATGAACACAGTTGATCTCCATTGTGGGCATCTCAGCTTGACTCTCACTGGCTCAGCTGAATGTTGGCATTTGTAGCGTTCTCATGTGTTGGCTAAAATTAATTGGGGTGTGCCCTCTAGAGGAcaaactacacaacaacaaTATTCAtaacatctttttctttttttgtcatttaattatAAACGGAAATACCGATTAATTGGCAAATAGCTCATATCAACCAATAATATTGTTAAGCTGATAAATTAGTCAGGCTCGCTTAAAAATATCTTCCAGATAATATGAAAAGATATCTGGAATTGTTGCAACTTGTTTGCCATTGTGTCCATATTCAGTGCTCCCAAAAGCTGGCAAAGATAGACTTGGAAAGAAGTAAGAGAAAAAATGTGTAGGGCATTGGGAGACTCTTGGGTTCTGATGAGAGCAACAGACCACTTTGAGGCCAAGACTGGTTCCAAGACTTGGCAGGGAAGCTGTGTGTTGTTCAGGCTGCAGTCCAAAGAGTGGGGATGTGCGGTGAGGGCTATGAATGTGAGAAGAGCGGAGTGGCATTCAGAGCAAACAACAGTGATAGCAGAAAGCGTTTGGATAATAAATGACCCTAGAGCTGGAAATCTCTCAGCAGGAACCACACCGGACACATCCTGTGAGTGAGACCAGAGGACAAGCTAATACAATCTAACATTTGTTCCCTCTGACAaggtgttttagtttttttgtgaatatttataTTCACTATATATTATACTTCCTTCAGCACACATCACTCCTGACCATTGAAAACaacacttattaaaaaaaagaagcaaaggaaACAAAGCTGCTGTAGGTCATGATTGGACCACCATCTGTCCTGTGAGTTGAGTTTAGGGTCATGTGAGGAGGAACCAGAAGGCTGTATTTGTGTTCATCAGAGAGATGTCGCCTCATTTGTcagccaagttttttttttttttttttgttgttgaacaCTGAAGATGAATGCCAGACTTCAGGTCGCTAAAGGCCAAAAAAATAGAGCTGTGGAGGCATCCATCCTTTTCCTCTGTGACTCAGAGAAAACACTGTTTATGCTTTCACTTTCAGTAGGCCCTTACACATACTGCACATGTGCCCTTCACATCATTTAAAaggtttaatattttaatatctatCGCTTGCAACGCAAACATTTAAGACAGAAACAGCCCTCCTTCTGTTGTCATGCCATGTAATCATTGTAAAATGTGATGGTAATTTGAGGCCACTACCCTGTAAGTAATCCTGACTGTTTTCTGGATCTTGAAAATCCTTTAAGTGTCAGGCTATGACCTGCGAAAATTCCTAAACCCTCATCAGGTCTAAAAAAAACAGGACGTTTTCAAGATTTCTGTTACAAATGGAACCAGTCACCGTGTGTTTATCTGGGGTAGTCAGGAGGTTTTAGTGTTACAGCATTGTGGAAGTTGTGGTTGAAGGAATTTACTATGCTGGTATGGCTGAGAGGAATGGAAGCCTGACTTCATGAGATATTAATCCATTGTGATCGCATtggaggatgaggaggtttTGATGTGGCTTTGGAGAGACAGACTGTCCTTCCTCTTTATTGTTATGTAGGATTTAAATGAATTCCCCTTCAATGGGTTTTATTCAAAGAGGGAATCAAGTTATAACTGAGGGAAAATCACTTCTTTTACACAAGTATGTCTTAAGGTGAATGGCTAGTTTTAACTTCAGAGCAACAATTTTTAGAGATCATTTCCTTTCCAGTAAATTTTGTACTTACCAAACCCACCTCTCTAATGTTTTCAAAGTTCAGGCTAATGAATTACTCCACCATGAGGCCACCATAGTAAATGATGGAAACAGTTGACCTAATACAAATTCCTGCTGGgacttttttccatttatgatATACCtaaatgaaactgaagaaaCTGTGGATACATGAATATTACCTACATTTTAACTGCACCAGGGGGATGAATCTCATTTCCCCCTTAACCTCTGATTTCACCTTTGACATTTGCAGCCAGTGTACCATCCTCctgtaacattaaaaaaaaaaaagaagaagaagaagaagaagaaagaaattggACGTGCTGCTCAGGAATGCAGGACAATTTCAGTTTAACAAAGTTAAAGAGGGGAAACAGGACTTCAGTGggaaagaaaagtggaaaatctgtgtctgttttacatttttcctctgGTGTATACCTACacataaaacagaaatcttACTGAACTGATCTGGTGTTTATCGTCATAGCATAGGACACTTCAAATCTGTGTCGATCATAATCTGGCAACCCAAAAGTAATTGAatgtattgtgttttcattttattttaatcacagTCCAAATTAAAGGCTGAACAGAACATGTATTCCTGAAGGTCAGGGCAAAGGAAGGACCACTTCAAAAACATTTGGGATGGGACCTGAAGCATGGATGTTTGTGGGGCCAGAATGAAAAGCCTTTCTAAGTTTAAAGGCAGCCTAGTGGCATCATAAAACTTGCTCTATCCAAACAGCCCAGGGTTGTGCAGTGTCAGTGTCCGCAATAAGCGCTGGAAGTCCTCTACTGTCCAAGGAACCCCGTGTGTCCCCACAgcagctgcactgctgctgtcagagctgaTACTCTGTGGGTCATTGAAGGTGATCAGGACGTCTGTGGAGAACTGCGGCAGGCGGAGCAGACCCAGGTGGAGGGTCACTGTATTTCGTGCCTCTTCGTTGAACTTGGAAACACACTGTGTGCCAGTGAGCATCCAGGCGGAGCTGCATTCTGACAGGAGCAGATCAGATTTGGGCAGCGCAGTAACGCTGGTCACCTCAAAGGCGCCCGGCTCCAGAGCTTTGTTACTGCCTGCAATGTCCTCGAAGTGGTACCTGGCAGAGTCCTGGTCGGCGATCTGGCCCTGGTATTCTACCAACTCCACTATGAGGCTCTGGTCAGTGTGTGCGTGGGCAAACACCTCCTGGTTGTCGGGAATCTCCCTCAGCTCGCTGACGTCCGCGGCACTGTGTGGGATCACAGCTGACAGCGCTCCTCCGAACAGAGGGTGAGGCTGATCGGCGCAGCCTCCAGCACGCTGCATCGCTCTGGGGGCTATTAGCAGCTCTGCTGGAGGGCGAACCAAAACCGAATCTGGTTTCAATTATTTGTACACACAGGACCTTTTAGTCACCAAAGCGTAACGCTGCTTGTGGAAAACCCGTCTATACATTCATAATTACAGCGCGACAGACATTTAACTTACCAAGTGGTTTCCAGGCGTGTTTTCTCTTCCGGTGAAAGTGTCCCTAGTTCTTCTTCTACGCTCTAATTTCAGGCAGGCTAAAGGCGCTTCTGCAATCTATAGCCGAGGAAGACAACAACCCGAAAAGGCAGCGATTAGatattttacttaaataaaCAGCATACAAACCCCGAAAAAATTCTACATTTCCATCAAAGtcattgcattatttttttttacttttcaaataaTAACAAGAAATAGTCTACTACAGCAATGAAAAGGtaaactgaaaaacagcccTAGTAGATAATACTCGAGTAGTCGTAAAATTGTGATCACCAGCTAGCCTagacaaatataaaatatatacataataagtggaataaaaatacattatttcCTTCTGGCGTGCTGGAGTGGAAGTAATAAGAGGCATAAAATGTTAACAGTTCAACATACGTTTGCGTATATTTATCATGAAATTCCCGAGAGTTGTATATCTCGATAAGATTTATAAAATGTGCTGCACAAAGATGTAAAATAGCACTGGCCTCTGTCAGGcagtctctctcctcctccagctgtttgtgttcatttcccGGTCAGCTGATGTAGACCGAGGGAAGAGCATCAGACAGCTAGCATCCATGATGACAACCCTGTCTCGTCGACCAGACATCCGTTTGAAATGAATCTGAAAAATccgtaaaaaaacaaaaaacaacaacaaaaaaaaaaaacaaaaacagataaaacgCTGTAAACCCTCCCGGACTGACACCCAAATCTCTGCGTGTTCGTGCTCATCGGCACCAAACATCGGACCTGGTTGGGCACCTGCAGGTAACTAGCCACGTTAGCATCCTTAGCTTAGCATATCACGGCAGCTGAATTTGCCATTGAACAAAGCGGCCTGACTGAAACAGACACTTTAGCACCGAGCCGGGTGTGTTTGCGTTTACATTGTCCCATCTTTTCACACCAATTGCTGTGGAGTCGCGGTGTGCTATCTGCGTGCTACATTTACTGAACTATTAGCGTTTTTAGTTTAGATTAACCAGCAGCTGAATCAACTAGCTGTCAGTGGCTACTATGTGATTAATGCTATATCTTAGTCTTTTCAGGACCAGTTCATTTTAAGGGATTTTATTTGGACATCGAAGCCTTTAAAATGGTGGCTAAAATAGTCCTAATCCGTCAATAGCTGTACCTGAAACTCTAGAGGCAGCATCTCTATTCGCATGTCAGACATTGATTAGATTTATTTAAGCATTGTATTACAATCCTCTCTACAACAGAGTTACATTACACAATAGGTTTGGTTGAGTTCTCTGCCATTATTTGGATTGTACCTTTAAGCAAGCACTACAGTACAAACTAAGTCACATGCGTTTATCCAGAGCATGCCCGAGCACCAAACTCTGTTTAATGTCACTCTCATGTTATAAATTATAATTCATACCTCTGTCTCAAGTCTTCCCTCTGCAGCTCTAACTTGTTAGACTTGGcttcttttctgtgtctttgtctgtctcttcgTGCTCTGGCTGCCTCAGATAGAGCCTCgtcccctcttctcctcctctctgtccactGGAAacgtcctctcctctcctggccACTGTAGGGTCTTTTTCCTTCAGCAGTGTCAGCGAAGGACGCTGCTGAAGACGCCACAGTGTCAGACTGAACTGGATTCAATGGTATACGATGTGTTGTGAGACTGAGAGTGGTTATGTGGTTTTTGCGTTTGTATGTAAGTGAGACTCTTTTTCCCTTGGCGTTTGCATTGATGCCTGAAGATTACATCTTAACTTTAGTGTCATGGAAAACGCACTTTACTGTTGCGTTTTGTCACGCTGTTTGTTGTATATAACACCCAAACACAGTTTATCTTCATTGTCCAACACTGTAGAGTTTTTCACCCAAAGGTACAGAGAACAGCAATGAGGTTGCTTTCCTAGCAAGACTATTCACAACGTAAATATTGGGAATTAAGGCATCACATAATAAGTCTTGTGTTTATCAACTCTGCATGGTATTGAACAGTTGTTTCAGATGACACGCATCTTAAAACATTCCAATTGAAAATTTGATTGTAGCGATCATGATAGACCTGCCCGCTGACTAACAACAAAGCCAACCTGTTTAACTGAAAAAGTAAGCATTGTCAGATTGTAATCCCTGCTAAGGCAGTGAATTGTGTGGTcataaattaagtttttatttgGAGTCTATGTAGCTCATTCAGTTGTTTTCCACGTTCTGTTCCCAGacattttttcctgaaattCAAAACTTGTTGAGTTAAATGACTAGTGTCATTTAACATATAGAATTGCGTTTTAATTCAGTAAATGttcaataaatgtattaaagacAATCAATAAATGATCTTCTCTTCCTGTCCCACAGAGGGAGCCAGATCGGGAGGAGCAACCTGAAGCCAGCATGCCCCCCAAGTTTAAACGACACCTCAACGATGACGAGGTCACGGGATCTATTCGCAGTGAGAGGGTGAGGcacaaatcaacacagagagtTATTTTTGGATGGGTTTTACCCTTACTGACTTCAGGAAGTAGGAGATACTGAAGTGAGGAAAACCTATGTGGTCAAATATCTGGTCTTAATCAGAGTGATCACCCCCAGGACACCCTCCATGTCCCCTTGCCGATCCTTTTCCCTATTAAGTCCTCTGTTTCCTTGTGTAATTGCagtacttttgttttgttgaaccATGATCAAAGTGTAGCTTACAGGAAGAATAAAACCGCCCATTGCACCTACCATGCTTCTCCCTTAGTGCTCCCGGCCTGTGATAATAAATAACAGCTCCTTACTGAGCACTGGAAAGAGAAAGATGTCATACAGAAGGATGCTGTTACTGCCTAAACTCAAAAGTGTTTTATGCTCATGTGGCCACCAtcctttcagctttttttgtAGAAGACAAGTATAtttacaagaaaataaatgtctgtATAACGTGTGCAACGTGGAGATGGCCAGCAGTTGATCATCTAACAGACCATCTGTGGGGTTTCTTCCTTTGTACTCTTTGAACAGATAGGGTGGCCTGGAGGGTAGAAGGTAATTGCCATAAATGAAATTTGAAGATTCAAAAACAAGAATTTATAGTTGTGATTAAAATATTGTGTGAGATCTGCATTTGCCTGCAGCAGCATCCAGCCTGGAGGAATTTCTGTGTCTAAACTACCTCAGATCCCTCTAATTCAGATTTTATTAAATCTACTCTCAAACTTACCGACCACCACTTTCGAGACTTATTGAAGGCATGCAAAGTTTGTTGCCATTCCTTGCACCCTTTGTGTGCCATCCTCACTAATTCTGTAAAATAGTTCTGTAAAATAGAGTGCCGCTGGCAGAGTTGGATGTTTAAGAGTCTTAAAGAGCAGGagaattgtttttattgagctGTGTGTCACTGAAAAGCACAGACAGCAGACCTTTATTTTTAGTCGTTGTATCATAAGTGCCTTATAATAATTATAGTGCTTTTGTCCATATTTGTCTTctgaagagagacagataaaaagCATCTATTGATCTGCACATCCGCGATGTGGAGTAGACAGTGTAGTCTCCCGATTAGGAGCCTTAGCTGTGAGTACAAAGGATGTAATTGTTGGAAATGTGGActagcaggaaaaagaaaaagaaaaattggcATGGTGGGCCCCAAGCCTAAGAATGGCACTGGCACCTGAACTTGAAAGGCATTACTGTCTAGAGTGAAGATACTGTGCCATTTCTCACTAGCTACTCTGTGCCAGTGGTTCCAGCTCCCCtcacagaaggattttgaatgGGAGACAGTACGTACTTGTTCAACATCCAACAGAACAACAGAATTTATCCCTACTTTCATTTTTTGCAGAGGAACCTACTGGAAGAGGACTCTGATGAGGAAGAAGACTTCTTTCTGTGAGTCTTGCAAGAATACGTTGTATTCATGCACTTTCACAATTTCGAGGTACATTTGACACAGCAGGGCCGCTGTTAAATGTCTCCGTATGAATTGAAACtttgaaatctgtttttgattataaagcaggtTTAGTGTGTATATTTATACTGTCAAAATGTCCCAACATTCAGTCTGCCGAACAAAAGCACACAGTATGTATTCAGAAATGGAGCTGTCTGACTTATGGCGCTTTGTTATGTCATAATGAGTGTTTAATGATAAAAATCCATCTAGCcattttctaccgcttttccgtttcgGGATCGCGGGGgttgctgtagccaatcccagctcactctgggcgagggtgggggtcaccctggacaggtcgccagtccatggcagggccaacacatagacacagacggagaccaacaaccactcacactcacactcagacctatggacaatttagaatcaccatttaacccaaacctgatgtctctggacagtgggaggaaacccacacagggagaacatgcaaactccacacagaaaggccccaggccagggaaccaaacccacaaccttcttactgtggggcaacaataataaaaatgaaaaattaaacaatattaTAAATAACACAAGTGTTGGTGTCTGTTTACCAGGAGGGGGCCCACAGGACCCAGATTTGGACCTCAGAGTGACAAAATCAAGCAGTAAGTATTGATACATTCTCTAGAACAGCAAGAAGCCAGAAGCCAGAGCTGTATGACTAGTTCTCCCAAGTTTTGGTGTTGGTGTTACGTAACAGTGGTTTGTCATGTTTACCAGAAGCTGGGGTTATTAGTAGATTGTGTAAGAGAACTGGTCATGTGCTGGTTATTGTGTAACCTCCGTTGGACGACTCGGTCCCTCTGCAgtctgttttcacattcattttcagttatAGACGACCAGAGAACAGAGACGGTCATTGTTGAGACAGTCAGGCAACCAGACTTATTTCTTCATGTTCCTTTCTATTCGTCGTTATGAGCACATAAAAGTAGGCAAAATCATTACTGATTCCTTGAATGTCTTATACTCCCCACCTCTGTCAGTCTGAACCTGACCTCAGATCAGTTTATCAACTTTATCTTAGACAATCAGTGTAATGGTGATAGAAAACTAACTTTTTCTTCACCTCCATTAAAGGGCATTTTGCTCATATTTCATCaccatttctctccctcttgttgACTTTACATCCCTCTGAAAAGTGTTGCGTGGAAATAAGAATGACTGCAGTTAAATCTGTTTTCACTGTGCCATGTTCAGGAGTGATCAACTTGAGTGAAGCAAAGATTTGAGTGCAATTTTGCAGATACTCAGTAAGCGCAGAAAGGTCACAGTATGGCTGAGAACCGTTTAATAGGCTTTTTATAGCCTATCAGCTGTCCGGTATTAGAAGAGTCTTCTGCAAATTTTAGACCTCATAATTCATGTCTGTTATATAAAATTGTGTCTCATACCAACCCCCTATCTAAAGGGTGCAGTCGCAGGTTGATGAAGTGATCGACGTGATGCAGGAAAACATCTCCAAAGTGATAGAGAGGGGTGAACGTCTCGATGACCTCCAGGACAAATCGGGTGAGTGCAAAAGAGAGTTTTGTTGAATTACAAAGTAAAATGACATTGCAACAGAATCAACAGGTAACATTTTATCagactttattattttcatgcctCCCCACAAATTGTTTGTCTTAGCCTCTTAATCTTAATGAGGCCCCATGATCCTAAAAGTACCTCAGATTCAAAACTTCCTGTCAGATCTCAGGATAACTATTTTTAGTGTAGAAATGTTCtagaagaatttttttttacaaggtaGACTGTCCAAATAATGCTGGAGTAGACAAATGATGATAACATAATCAGTTCCTCAGATTTTTCTGTGAGGAATCATGAAAAACAGTCTGCGTTAAACAAGGCCTCCAGTGTCATATTTCTAAAATGTCCCAATTCTGCCTGACATCTTCAAATTTCTTGTGCTATATTCAGAGACAGAcgagacaaagaaaatcatgAAATCTTGACATTTGAGAAGCTTGAACCATTTTTGATGTTCTCGATTGAAAAATTACCAGTTGTGGTTCTACATAGGCAAACAGAATTTTACTTTTGTCATTTggtattcacatttttaaacttcCTTGCGTATTGTATTGTGGGTCTGGAAGGACCTGATGTGtggcaaaagtaaaaaatatttgttaaacACATCAGACTTTAAAGGTCTAAAT contains:
- the vamp4 gene encoding vesicle-associated membrane protein 4 isoform X1 translates to MPPKFKRHLNDDEVTGSIRSERRNLLEEDSDEEEDFFLRGPTGPRFGPQSDKIKQVQSQVDEVIDVMQENISKVIERGERLDDLQDKSESLSDNASAFSSRAKQLHRRMWWRDMKMKMIIALVVVALLLIIIIPVILRYR
- the vamp4 gene encoding vesicle-associated membrane protein 4 isoform X2, whose amino-acid sequence is MPPKFKRHLNDDEVTGSIRSERRNLLEEDSDEEEDFFLGPTGPRFGPQSDKIKQVQSQVDEVIDVMQENISKVIERGERLDDLQDKSESLSDNASAFSSRAKQLHRRMWWRDMKMKMIIALVVVALLLIIIIPVILRYR
- the itpa gene encoding inosine triphosphate pyrophosphatase, whose product is MSVPARRSVVFVTGNAKKLEEVTQILGDTFPFQLLSKKIDLPEYQGEPDEISIQKCKEAARQIDGPVIIEDTCLCFKALGGLPGPYIKWFLDKLGPEGLFKLLAGFSDKSAWALCTFAFSAGKDEPVQLFRGKTEGHIVEPRGSRDFGWDPCFQPEGYEETYAELTKEVKNTISHRYRALAAMSAHFSQTNSTSPRNKKKRQEE
- the rangrf gene encoding ran guanine nucleotide release factor — encoded protein: MQRAGGCADQPHPLFGGALSAVIPHSAADVSELREIPDNQEVFAHAHTDQSLIVELVEYQGQIADQDSARYHFEDIAGSNKALEPGAFEVTSVTALPKSDLLLSECSSAWMLTGTQCVSKFNEEARNTVTLHLGLLRLPQFSTDVLITFNDPQSISSDSSSAAAVGTHGVPWTVEDFQRLLRTLTLHNPGLFG